From the genome of Sphingobacterium kitahiroshimense, one region includes:
- a CDS encoding RtcB family protein: MGSKISGKDLIKLGFPQNNTINIGLNQIQRYRKREKKEAVLQELSAVLSNPSIFHHHGIWGKLAEGLIKPVEVKMQELLKQRAPFSIFGEDVIDEKAKFQLYDALKLPVAVAGALMPDAHSGYGLPIGGVLATHQAVIPYGVGVDIGCRMSMSIFNLPASFIRGKDAMLLNILSEHTKFGMYETHKNKSDHELFYRSEFQDIPLLKSLKDKAYKQLGTSGGGNHFVEFGIIELTHPKPEWKLVAGEYLAVLSHSGSRGLGANIAKHYTYLAKKQCPLPRQVQHLAWLDLNTHDGQEYWLAMNLAGDYAKACHENIHQRIAKALGKRIEVTIENHHNFAWKEMVGGQECIVHRKGATPAGKGVLGIIPGSMTAPGYLVEGLGHVGSLNSASHGAGRLYSRADAKSLFTKTAMSKKLADAGVQVIGGSMDESPMAYKDIEKVMSYQKELVTVLGIFKPKFVRMES; this comes from the coding sequence ATGGGAAGTAAAATCTCAGGGAAAGACCTCATAAAATTAGGTTTTCCTCAAAATAATACAATAAATATTGGTTTAAATCAAATACAACGTTATAGAAAGCGTGAGAAGAAAGAAGCTGTCTTACAAGAATTAAGTGCGGTATTGTCTAACCCTAGCATCTTTCATCATCATGGGATTTGGGGCAAGTTAGCAGAGGGTTTGATCAAGCCTGTTGAAGTGAAAATGCAGGAGTTATTGAAACAGCGCGCTCCATTTTCCATTTTTGGAGAAGATGTGATTGATGAAAAGGCTAAATTTCAACTCTATGATGCTTTAAAACTTCCTGTTGCAGTCGCGGGCGCATTAATGCCCGATGCACATTCGGGATATGGTCTACCTATTGGGGGCGTTTTAGCTACACATCAGGCTGTTATTCCTTATGGTGTTGGTGTAGATATTGGATGTCGTATGAGTATGTCTATTTTTAATTTGCCAGCCTCGTTCATAAGAGGGAAAGATGCGATGCTCTTAAATATCTTATCAGAACACACAAAATTTGGAATGTATGAAACGCATAAAAACAAAAGTGACCATGAGTTATTCTATCGATCCGAATTTCAGGACATCCCGCTTTTAAAAAGCTTGAAAGACAAAGCTTATAAGCAACTGGGAACCTCAGGTGGTGGAAATCATTTCGTTGAATTTGGAATTATTGAACTTACACACCCCAAACCTGAATGGAAACTTGTTGCTGGTGAATACTTAGCCGTATTGTCACACAGTGGTTCTCGTGGATTGGGAGCAAATATTGCAAAACATTATACATATCTGGCTAAAAAGCAATGTCCTTTACCACGTCAAGTACAGCACCTTGCTTGGTTAGACCTAAATACACATGATGGGCAGGAATATTGGTTAGCAATGAATTTGGCAGGAGACTATGCAAAAGCATGTCATGAAAATATCCATCAGCGGATTGCTAAGGCCTTGGGTAAGCGTATTGAAGTGACAATCGAAAATCATCACAATTTTGCATGGAAGGAAATGGTCGGTGGTCAGGAATGTATTGTACATCGTAAAGGTGCGACGCCGGCAGGTAAAGGTGTTTTGGGAATTATCCCCGGATCGATGACCGCACCAGGCTACTTAGTAGAAGGCTTGGGACATGTGGGAAGTTTAAATTCCGCTTCACATGGTGCGGGACGATTATATTCGAGAGCTGATGCAAAATCCCTTTTTACCAAAACAGCAATGAGTAAAAAATTAGCCGATGCTGGTGTTCAAGTTATCGGAGGCAGTATGGACGAATCACCGATGGCCTATAAGGATATTGAAAAAGTGATGAGTTATCAAAAAGAATTAGTAACAGTTTTGGGAATTTTCAAACCAAAATTTGTTCGTATGGAAAGTTAA
- the prfH gene encoding peptide chain release factor H produces MEVYIQLSSGKGPKECDFFLTKVLSIFKREALEKQILVTIVSQEQSEGELIRSAICKLTGHDIDIFLQSWTGSLQWTCTSPFRTFHKRKNWFIALFIVNEKNEVAISEDDILYQMIRSSGPGGQHVNKVSSAVRALHMPTGLMVVAMDTRSQLQNKKLATERLALKIMNMQDLTVKQEKDLQWHNHAEIERGNPIRVFKGIKFKGSL; encoded by the coding sequence ATGGAAGTATATATTCAATTAAGTTCAGGAAAAGGACCCAAGGAGTGTGACTTTTTCCTTACAAAGGTGTTAAGTATTTTTAAAAGAGAAGCATTAGAAAAGCAGATATTGGTGACTATTGTGAGTCAAGAGCAGAGTGAGGGGGAGTTAATAAGATCTGCAATTTGTAAATTAACAGGACACGATATCGATATATTTCTTCAATCGTGGACAGGTTCTTTGCAATGGACTTGTACAAGTCCATTTCGTACTTTTCATAAAAGAAAAAATTGGTTCATTGCTTTGTTTATTGTTAATGAGAAGAATGAGGTAGCAATTTCGGAAGATGATATTCTTTATCAAATGATACGAAGTTCGGGACCTGGTGGACAACATGTAAATAAAGTTAGTTCTGCTGTTCGCGCACTTCATATGCCGACAGGGTTAATGGTCGTAGCAATGGATACAAGATCCCAATTACAAAATAAAAAATTAGCAACAGAACGTCTTGCGTTAAAGATCATGAATATGCAGGATCTGACTGTTAAGCAAGAAAAAGACCTCCAATGGCATAATCATGCTGAAATAGAGCGTGGTAACCCCATCCGGGTTTTTAAAGGTATCAAATTCAAAGGTTCATTATAA
- a CDS encoding RNA polymerase sigma factor — protein MKTWSDSELFEELKKDNKMAFSILFDRYSDILFRFIQKRIESIPDVEDIIQEVFISMWNRRSKIEVGDSIYPYLFKAAKYEMIDWLIKSEKRNRHLDYLEINKDQYLIGTTSEDELIAKELARLLENEMSRMPDTMRSVFRLSRSEDMSIKDIANQLSLSEQTVKNNVSMALNRLKFKLK, from the coding sequence ATGAAGACGTGGTCTGATAGCGAATTGTTTGAGGAATTAAAGAAGGACAATAAAATGGCCTTTTCAATTTTATTCGATCGATATTCGGATATTCTTTTTCGTTTTATCCAAAAGCGGATTGAATCTATTCCAGATGTCGAAGATATAATACAGGAAGTTTTTATTTCTATGTGGAATAGACGAAGCAAAATTGAAGTGGGTGATTCCATTTATCCTTACTTATTTAAAGCGGCCAAATATGAGATGATTGATTGGCTTATTAAAAGTGAAAAAAGAAATCGTCATCTTGATTATCTTGAGATTAATAAAGATCAATATCTTATCGGCACTACCAGTGAAGATGAACTGATCGCTAAAGAACTTGCAAGGCTTTTAGAAAATGAAATGTCTCGTATGCCTGATACTATGCGTTCTGTTTTTAGACTCAGCAGGAGTGAAGATATGTCAATAAAAGACATTGCCAATCAACTTTCTTTATCTGAGCAGACTGTCAAAAATAATGTTTCTATGGCGCTGAATAGACTCAAATTTAA